The Rhizobium leguminosarum nucleotide sequence CGCTGGCGATGCCGAACAGCACGCCGAGCACGATGAAACCGAAAAGGCTCAAAACGACGAGAAGCGCAATATATTCCCGCCCCGTGACGCCGCCGAAGGGCCGGCCGCCATAGATCAGCTTCTGCTCGAGCTGCGCGCCGTAATCGGCAAGCAGCGGCTCGAAATGCGTTAGCACGAATTCGACCGGCGTGCGCATGCCGACGCTGTCGACGATATTGGGCGGCGGACCATCGCCGCCCGCGGTCCGGCGCACCACCTGGATACTGCCGAGCATATCGCCGATCCACCAGACGAACAGCGCAGCGGTAATGCCGGCAAAGGTGATGGCGATCGGGGCGAGGGGTATCTGAGACATCATACCGACACCTTCATCATCGAGCGCATCCAGAAGAAACCGGTCGCATAGAGGATGGCGCCGACGATCGCGATGACGATGCCGATGGCGTTGCCGAACACCTTGTCGATCAGTTCCGGCTGGCCGAAGAAGATCATCAGGATCATGAACAGCGCGCCGCCGTTGACGACGCGGAAGTTCATGCGCGCCTGCGACGACGAGGTGGTGATCTTCTGATCGAGCTTCCAGATTTCCTTGAAGGATTTCGACATTTCCGTCAGCGGCTCGGAAATGTCACCGCCCTGGCGGGCAAAGAGACCGAGGGCTGCGTCAACCATCTTGAAATGCAGGCTCGGCACGTTGCGGCCGTGGCGGTCGAGCGCCTCGACCAGGCCGATGCCGAGCTTCTGTTCGCGGGCAATGCGCTCGAACTCCCGCGAGGCCGGCATCTGGCCGGTATCGGCCACCGCATTGACGGCGATGGCGAGCGGCTTGCCGGTGCGCACGGCCGAGACGATCTGGTCGACGGCATAGGGAAGCTGCGATTCGATCTGCAGCCAGCGGCGCTGCAGATAATAACGGATCACGCCCTTGGGCAGGAAGGTGGCGACCGGGATTGCGATGACGAAGCCGAAGATCGGCCCGAAGATCAGCGAGATCACGATGAAGACGACGATCGCCGTGATGCCGTAGGCGAGGATCATCGTATAGGGCGGAACGGCATCGCGCCCGAAGACCTGCGCCGCCTCGCTGGCGAGCGCAATGTCACGTTCGGTGGCGCGCAGCAGCGGCGCCGGCCAGCGCACCGGCGCGCCCCAGACGAGCAATCCCGCCGTCACAGCGCCGAGGGCGACCGTAAAAATCTGCAGAATGCTGATATCCATGGCTTCCCCCTCAGAGCAATTCCAGCAAAAGTGCGCAGCGCTTTTGCCGGGGAATTGCGTAAAAACAAAAACTTAGAGCGGTTCTGCGCTTCCGCGAAAACCTGAACCGCTCTAGACGAACATGTCCAGTTTTTCGATCTCGCCGTCGTCGTTGAACTCGACGAGCTCGGCGACGAAGCTCGGCAGGTAGCCGGTGAAGGCATGCACGGCCTGGCCGCCGGCGCGGCCGACGAGATTGAAGATCGGCTCGACGATGATGAGGCCGGTATCTGGATCGATGCCTATCACCTCTGATATCTCGGTGACGGCACGCCGGCCATTCGCCAGGCGGTTGAGCTGCACGACGAGCTCGACGGCGGCAACGATCTGCTGGCGGATCGCCATGACAGGCAGCGAACTCTGGCCCTGCAGCACCATCACCTCCAGGCGGGTCATCATGTCCTGCGGCGTGTTCGCGTGCGCCGTCGTCATCGAGCCGGCATGGCCGGTGTTCATCGCCTGGAGCATGTCGATCGCCTCCGCACCACGGCATTCGCCAACGATGATGCGGTCGGGACGCATGCGCAGCGCGTTGCGCACGAGGTCGCGGATGGTCACGCTGGTCTCGGACTCTGCCGTCTTCGGCCGCGATTGCAGATAGACGACATGGATGCCGTCGAGCTGCAGTTCGGACGTGTCCTCGACGGCAACGACGCGCTCGCCGACCGGGATGAATTGCGACAGGCTGTTCAAGAGCGTCGTCTTGCCGGAGCCTGTGCCGCCTGAGACAACGATGTTCTTGCGTGAACGAACCGCCGCCTCGAGGAAGGCGCGCATCGGCTCGCTGAGCGCGCCGGCGGTGACCAGCTTGCTGATATCGAGCCGCGACTTGCCGCCGAACTTGCGGATGGTCAGACAAGCGCCCTTGACCGCCAGCGGCGGAATGACGGCGTTGACGCGCGAGCCATCCGGCATGCGGAAGTCGGCCATCGCCTCGCTCTCGTTGATCGAGCGGTTGGAATCGACGGCGATGCGCTCGATCACCTTCATCAGCTGCCGCTCATTGGCGAAGGCGAAGGGATAACGCTCCAGCAGGCCGAATTTTTCGACGTAGATCTCGTCGTAGCGCGTCACCATGATTTCCGAGATGACGTCGAGATCCATCAGCTCGGAGATCGTCCCCCAGCGATACATCAGCTCCTCGATATTGGAGCGCAGGTGCATATGGGCGATCTCGTAACGGTCGCCGGCGTTGAAAAGAGCCTGCCTGGACTGGAAGGCGGCGCTGAACCGCGTATCGAGCTGGGCGAAGTCCGAGCGGGTGGATTCGAAGTTCAGCTTGAGCTGCAGCGCCGAAATCAGCGCCTTGCCGACGTCGAAGAGGCGGCGATTGTCCTGCTCCTCGCGCGACAGGCTTGCGGCATTCGACGAGGCGTCGCGCCGCCCCGTGCGGGCAATGCGTTTGGCCAGCCACCGATAGACGGCGTTCTTGATGACAAGGATGACGAGATCTTGCGGTGCAGCGTCGAGCGCCTCCTTGATGAACATGTCGAGGCGCTCGCGGATTCGGTTTCGCGTGTCCTCGCGGCCGAAATCGGAAGATTTCACCAGCCGGTCATATTGCGTGTCCTTCAGTAGGCGCTCGTGGATTTCCATCTGCAGGGCGAGCACACGTTCCTGGTCGGGAAACTGCGTGACCGCTTCGGCCACCGCCGCCGGCTCGACGAGCTCGATCGTGACGTTCGGCACCCAGATCGACATGCCGGCCGATACCGCGACCGGCGTGCCGGCCCGAAGCGGCTGATCGTCGACGCGCGTCGGGTTGCGGCCGTGATGCTGCACCGACCAACCCTGGCCCGACTTCCGCAGCACGAATTGCGGCGAGGAGACGTGGCTGCCGCGCAGGCGCACGACGCCCGCGCCGGCAGGCAGCGTCAGCGTGCTGCTTTCGCCGACGAAATAGGTCTCGTTCGCCGAGAGCGGGATGACCTCCCGACCGCTGCCGTCCTCATAGGAAATCTTCAACAGCATGGCTCATTCCCCCGCGCCGGTCACATGCGCGTCCAGTTGATGCTCGGCAGGTCCTCGACGGTATTGTCGGCCGGATTGCGCAGCACGAGGTTCAGGCTGCCGTTCGATTGGCCCATGGCAAAAATCAGCATTTCGGCTTCCGACGGCGTCACTTCGACGGTCACATTGTTGTACGTACTGTTGGCCTTGGTGACCGCGCCCTCCGCCGTCGTCGCCGCGCCGACGGCCAGCACTTTGACATTCTGCAGGAAGGTGCGGGTGACGACGCGGGTGCGCGAGCTTATGCCGAGTTTATAATCCTGCGCCTGTTTGCGGTAGGCGTTGACATCGTTCTCGTCGGCGCCCGGATACTGGGTGAGATAGTTCTTCAGCATCTGCTCGACGGGCGACTGCGGCTGGGCTGGAGCCTGCGGCTGTCCTGCTGTGGCCGGCGCCTGACCAGGGACGGCAGGCTGGCCTGGCACGGCAGCGGGCTGGCCGGGCGCTCCCGGTTGGGCCGCTGCGGCCGGCGCCACGGGCTCGACCGGTTCGTCGACCGTGCCGATGATATCGACATAGCTGCCTGGTTCGACGAAATGGCCGACGGCCGCGGCCGCGTTGACGGGAAGGGTCAGCGCCCGCTTACCCGGCGCGATCATCGTCGTAAGGCGTCCGCCGTCGGTATCGTCGAAATACTGGAAGAGCAGCACGGAGCCTGCCGGAATATCGCTCGCAGCCGTCCTGTCCTTCAGCCATTCCTGATAGGCGCTGGCGGCAGGCACCGCGAGTTTGGCGAGCGCCCCGAAGCTTTCCGGCAGCATCACCGGCTCGGCAAGCATGTCGGGTGTGATCGCCTGTCCTCGCGTGACCTTCCTGTCGGGCTGGAGCCGAATGAAGGCATAGGCCGTCTGCTCGTTCTTGACGCTCTCGGTCCAGAAGTAGAGCAGAACGCCGGTGATGAGCCCGACGATGACAGCCGCGATGAGCTTCCAGTTCATGGTGTTATTCCCCCTACGAAGGGTTGCCTGATTTGAATGACCTCGACGGTTCGGCCGTCGGTTTTGCTGCGAGTGTAAAGAACATTGGCCTCGACGCTGCCGCGCCGGCCATAAAGGGCAGTGACCCCGCCCCGCTGCGCCGGCGGCGTCTCGATGGTGAAGCCATCGCGGGCAAGCAGATCGGCGCGCTGATCGGACCAGCGCACGGCCGACAGCGTGCCTTTCGACACGACCGTGCGTGACGTGTGGCCCTTGTCGCGATCGCCGATATCGCTCAGCACCTCGACACCGGCCGGCGGACGCAGCGACTGCGGCAGCTTGGTGACATCGGCAGGTGCTGCAAAGGCCGGCAGCGTCGAGGCAACATCGTCGAAGCGGCTCATCAGCACCTCGGTCATCGGCGCATCGGCCGGCCTGCGGATCATGATCGTGACGCCCGGGATGGGCGCTCTCGCCGAGGGATTTGCAGGGTCCTGCCGTCTGAGATAATCGAGGGCAGCCTCGCCGTCGCCGTCGAAGAATCGCACCACCACGGCGAGATCGTCGCGGATGCGGCTCGTCTTCGGGACGATCAGCATGTTGGCGGCAATGACGGCGGTCAGTTCTTCCTTGTCGTTGCTTTTCGGCAGGGCGGGCCGGGTATTGACGGCCAGCACCCGCAGCCACTCGTCGGTGATATCGGAAATGCTGCGATCGCTCTGATAGGGCGTGAATTCAAGCGGCTGGCCGTTGATGACGAGATCGCGCGGCGCGCGTTCCGGCGCGCCAAGGATGCCGGCCAGCATCGAATTCAGCGTCACCCTCAAATCCTTGTAGATCTCGGCTCGAACAGGTGTGGCCGCGGCGGCGGCAAGCCCGATGACGAGCACCAAAGCGGCGAGATGGCTGGCAAAACGAAAGGAGATGCGCGGGCCCCGTCTCATCTTATTTCGCTCCCGGAAAGACGCCGTCGAACAGATCGCCAGAATCGCTGGCCACGCCGCGGATTTCCCGGCGCAGGGTCGGATCGTAGCCTCGGCGCGTGGTATCGTTGTTGTGGGAGGCAAACAGTGTCGAGTCATCCACCGTGAACGCGTCCTTCCAGCGGAGGCTCCTGATGGTATCGAGATCGTCGGAATCCCTGAACTTGTAGACTCGATCGGCCGTCGCGGTGACGAGCTGCGGCTTCTCATTGGCGAGGTCGCCGACCATGTCGCCGAAATCGCGGCCGTCGCTCTTCCAGGTCTTCTGTACGTCGTCCCAGACAAAGGTGCGCTGAGGGTCGCCGCCGCCTTCATGCGATGGTGTGCGTGAGCAGCTCATGGCGTCGCGTCCCGGCAGGGCCGGCAGAGCCGGGATCGGAAAGACGTTCGAGAAATCCGACGTGCAATCCAGCCCATTCGCCTCGGCAAAGGCGGCGTTGCGCATCGCCACCATGGTTCCGACCTTCTTGGTGGAAATCTTGTTCGCATGGATGACGAAAATCACGATCAGCAGGATGACCGGCGCAGCGAGCACGAATTCAATCGAGGCGAGACCGCGCCTATCGCGGTGCAGCCGCATCAGCAGCCCGCGGCCGGGAGGACCGCTCATAGGCTCAGTGTGTGTTGACGGCAGCCCAGGCATTGGCTCCTCCTCGGTCGAAGACGCGGGTCAGGCCGGTAAAACTATCGGCCGCCGGGCTTTGCTTGATGGTGTTGGAAACTTGGCCGATATCGTCGGCGAGTGTCGCGGGGGCAAGCGATGCCAGCCAGTCCTGCGTGTAGAGGTCGAAGGCCGTGTAGTTGTGGACCCAGCTCTGCGCCAAGGCGTAGGCGGACGGCGTCTTGTCCTTGAAGATGCGGATCTGCAGCCTGGCGCGCGGGGCGCGGGAAACGATCGCCAGCGTCTGGTAGTCGTCGAGCTGCTCGCCGCCGAAGGGCGTGAAGTTAAACGGTATGCGTCCTTTCAGCCAGTAAGGCTTCGGGAAGGAGATGACAGGCAGGGGAGCACCCGCCACGGAAATCGCGCCACCGGCTGGGCCGCAGACCTGATTCCAGATCATGTCGAACTTGCGGGTGAAATCGTTCTCGTCTTTTGTCTGCTTGTCGGAATAGCGCGGTGGCTTGTCGATAGGCAGCTGGAAGGGGTTCACGATGCCGAACTCGATGCCGAAGAGTTCCTCGGCGATATAGAAGCTGCCATCGAGCAGCAATTCCTGCCACCAGCTGAGATCGCCAAATTGCTCGATGATCGCCTTGAACGGGACCTTGCTCAGATAGGCCGGGCCGAAAGCTTCATAAAAGATGTAGAAGTCCACTAAAGCATCGTCGATGCCGCTCTCGTGGTTGACCCAGTCGCGGATATGGCTGCCGTCGGCGCCGCCTGCGGTCAACGGGCCCTTGCCGTTGGGGAAGCCACGCTTGGCAAACTCGCCGCGCATGAGGAGCGGGTCCTGCCCTTGCGTGCCCTTGCTCATTGCCAGGCACATTTCAGCATAGGCCGCAGCGGGATTGATGCCGTCGCGATCGACCGGCAGGTTGCCGCCGGCGCCCTCTCCGGCGTCGTTGCAGGATTCGCACGGCGGGTGGAAGACGACATGATCCGACTTGTTCAGGCGCACCAGATGCAGGGCTTCGTTGCCGACCCGCTGCGGAAAACTCTCGACGAGGTAGTCGTTGAGATCGTTCATGGCATCAATGATGTCGCTGGACTTATTGATGAGATCCCACGGATCATATTTGTGTTGAGCGATGCCCACATATGCAAGCGCTTTGGTGGCTCCTATCGCCCGGACCCCCTGGAACGCCAGGCAAGCACCGTAGATGATGCCGCCGACGATCGGGACCTTCTGCCAGCCGGGGCAATGGGGCATCGGCGGCATCGGCGGCAAAAGGGATGCCGGCCCGAAGCCTTCGGTGAAGGAATATTGGGCGAGTTTTGCCAGAATGGCGGCCGAGCGCAGGGCCAGTTCCGCCGTCGTCAGCTGGAAGGCGACCGAGGTCGCCATGACGACGGTTGCCTGCGAGGAGGCGACGTTGTTCATCGCCATGATGTTGAGATAGCGGGCTTCCCAGTCGGCATGGACGAGCGCTGCGGCATCCGCCGTGTCCTGCGTGCGCTGCTTGTCGTAGATCATCTGTCCGGTATTCAGGATCCAGACGATCATCAGGGCGAGCGCGATCGTCATGTAGAGGATGATCGGCGACAGGAAGCCGCGTTCGTCGCGGTGCAGGCGCTTGATGAGGGTCGATGTCATAGCAGGTTCACCTCCGCCGTCGAGATCGTGTAGTAGCGGCCGTCTTTCCTCTGGCCGCGGGCAAAGACCCAGCCGGCATATTCGAGCAGCAGGAAGCGCGCTTCCACCTTGGCGGTGACCGGCACATGCGGCGAGCGGTTGATGGCGGCATAGAGCGCCATCGGCGCGCGCTCGACGGTCACGGTGACGTTCTGCGGGTCGAACATGTAGCGGGCCTGGTTGCGCATCGCGCGCCAGTTCTTCGACAGGCCCGAGGCATCGGCAAGGCTTTTCAGCGCATCTTCCGGCGGCTGGCAGGCACCGACGCATTTCAGCTGGTCGTAGGGTGCGGCCGGGATCAGCGCCAGGCGGGCGGCAAGATCGGCCTTGCCGGCGGCAGCATCGTCGTCGCAGGTCCTGGCGTCGATCAAGCTCCGGATGGTGATCGGCAGGGCCGGGCAGAAATAGACACGGGCGCTGCGCGCCGCCGCATAGGCGGCATAGTGGGTGAAGAGGTGGTTCTTGGCCAGGATCGTGAACTGGAAGACCACGAACATGAAGAAGACGAAGACCGGTGTCACGAGAACGAAATCCATCATCGTCGTGCTGCCGGAGATGTCGCCGTGCAGCTCCGATATCCGGCGCCGGCGGGCGGAAAGCCGCGGCAGCAGCAGCATCGAGGCAAGCAGCATCATGGCGATCGCAAAGGTACCGAGGAGCGCGCCGTGATCCTGAGGGACCCAGAAGGTCCGCGAGTGCAGGATCGAACTCCAGAAGGCGCCGTCGAAGATGGGGCGTTCGAGTTCAGCGCGCATTGCTGTTACCTCACGAGTGAAAGAGGGGTGAAATCGGGCATGAAAAGGCACCAGAGAAGTCCGAGAGCAGCGGCAACGCCGAAGCGGACGGTATGATGGGTTTCGCGCGGCTTCAGCACCAAAGCGGCATCGCGGAAACCGGCAGGCAGGAGAAGCGCAAACAGTCCGACCGTTCGGGCCAGCACGCTCCACTGAACGCGCCGCGCCATGGAGAAAACGGCGATCACGCCGCCGGCCATCAGCGATGCAAGGGTGACGTCGATGGCGGGCCAGAGGCCGAGAATGGCGCCGAGCGCCGCCATCAGCTTGACGTCGCCGCCGCCGCAGCTTCCGGCTGCGAAGGCGATGATGAAGATCAGGCCGGCTGCAAGGAGGCCTGCGAAGGCAAGCCCTACTCCTGCGAGACCGCCGCTGACTGCCGCCAACATGAACCCGCCAAGCAGGCAGGGATAGGTAACGGCGTTCGGGATATGACCGTGGCGATGGTCGAGCACCGCCGCGATCATGGTGCAGGCGACGGCAAGAGCCGCCGCCGCTGGCATCAGGGTCAGATCATAGGTCGTATCCATGATCCCGACCCGCTTATTGACCCGGCTCAGGAATTCTCTCGGCATCCGAGAGCGCCGTGTTCTTTTCGTTGAACCATTCGCCGATCTGTTTGCCGAATGCGAGCAGGATCAGCATCAGCGGAATGACGATCAGGGCGACTGCCAGGACGATCTGGGCCATGTCGCCGCGTTCGTCCTTGTGAAGTGCAATTGCGAGAGTCTTGAGTTTGCCAAACATGTGATTACTCCTCATTCTCAGGTTTGTTTCGGTTAGAAGCCCTGGTGAAGGTGAAGCAAGCATACGCCATCGATCCGAACGAGCATGTTGCTCGATCCAATGATATTTTCTGCTTCAGCTTATCTTCCCCGGCGGCCAACGTTTGTTGAGCAACACCATTAAGACCCAAGAGTGCGCCCAAGGCCAGCCCTCCGTCAAGCAAACGAAACGAAGGGTTCCAATTGTCTTGGAGGCATCGCCGGCAAAATCGCAGTTGACGACGGGTTTTTTCAACTAACCGATTGAACAGGCTGCAGTTTTACCTGAAGAGACGAAGTTTTGGACGGCCTTTTGAAGCTTCGTCTACTGCTCCATAATTGGTCAATTCTTTCAAAGCGATAGGAGAAACGGCGTGCGGCGGCCATAATGGCTGCCTCAGCGGGGCCCGGCCATGGCGTTGTTTGGCGATCTGGATTAAGCTTTCCTCAAATGGTGGGTATTGCCAACCAGTCGATCCGGAGAGAAAACGATGGAAACGATGAGCAGCATCTTAATACTTGCATTGGTCCTCATTCCATTGATGATGTTCTTTCCGAGCGCGGTTCAGATGATGGCGACGCTGTTCGGCATGAGCACGGTCCTGGTCGGGATGCCGCTCTGATGAAAGCCGTTTCCGACGACGCTGCCGAACAGGCGACCTTTCAGGTCCTGACCCGTGCGCTGGACAAGCTGCTCGGGCCGATCCGCTTTCTCCTCGATGATCCGAGCGTGTCCGAAATCCTGATCAACGGCACATCCGACATCTTCGTCGAAAGGCGAGGCAAGCTCGAACGGGCCGATACGCGCTTCGCCAGCCGCGAAGATCTGGAATCGGCCGCGCGCAGCATCGCGCAGTTCTCCGGCAAGCGGCTGACGCCGGAGGAGCCAAGCATCGAGGCGCGTCTGCCGGATGGTTCGCGCGTGCAGATGATCCAGCCGCCCGCCTCCCGCACCGGGCTCTGCATCTCCATTCGCCGCTTTTTGAAGGAACATCGCAGCATCCGCGATCTCGTCACCCAGGGCAGCCTGACCGACCAGTCGCTGACGCTGCTGCAGGCGGCCGTCGGGCTGCAGAAGAACGTCATCATCTCCGGCGGCACAGGCACCGGCAAGACGACGATGCTGAATGCACTGTCGGAAGCCTTCGCCGACCACGAGCGCATCATCGTCATCGAGGACACCTCCGAACTGCAGATCCGCAAGGAACATGTGGTCTATCTCGAAGTGACGAAGCCCGACCGTTTCGGGCGCGGCGGCGCCAGCATCCGCGACCTCTTCCGCTCGTCGCTGCGCATGCGGCCGGACCGGGTCATCGTCGGCGAGTGCCGCGGCGGCGAGGCGCTCGATATGATCCAGGCGATGACCTCAGGCCACAGCGGCAGCCTTTCGACGGTGCATGCGAACACGCCTTATGACTCCTTGCACCGGCTGGAGACGCTGGCGCTGATGTCTGATATCGACATGCCGCTTCGGCCGCTGCGCGCCCAGATCGCCTCGGCGGTCGACGTCGTCGTGCAGATCGCCCGCTTCAAGCGCAACGGCCGGCGCCGGGTAATCGAGATCTCCGAGATCAAGGGCCTGAACAATGACGGCCAGTATATCGTCGAAAGCATCTACAAGCTCGAGGGTGACGGTCATTCCAATCCCGATGGCGCACTGCTGTGGACCGGCGTCGTGCCGAGCTTTGCCGCCGATGCGCTGGAAGAGCTGCAAGGCGCCGAGCGCCCCGAATGGGTCGGTGCCGCCGCGCAGGTAACGGCCTGAAACCTTTGGCGGACGTCGCCTCCAACAAGCGCTTGGCGGCGGCATTTATTCGCGCAATGATTGCACATATGCAATACTCTATTAATGTTCCCGTTGCACTCTAGCGATATCAAATGATTCACGTTCGTCATGATGACGATCTGCAAATGCCGCCTCATGAGAGGGCGCTTAACAGAGAAGACATCATGGTTTCCATTTCATCGCCCGCAGCTTCCGGCAATTCGACGGCGCTGACCCTTCTCAAGGGCTCTTCCCAGTCGTCCGCTGCGGCGACAAAACAGTCGGCCGCCAGCCGGATTCTGTCATCCATTTCCGGCGTCAATCTCGATCCGCTGAAGCAGGCCGAGGGTCAGATCACCCGAATTCTGCTCGAAAGCGGTGGGCAGTTCATCATCGGCGGCGCGTTTTCGGACATCACCGGCACCGATAAGGATGACATTATCCGTGCGGGGCCGGGCAGCGGGGTGAACGGCGGCGCCGGTGACGACATCATCAGCGGCAGCTTCAAGATGGATATTAGCGGCGGCGCAGGAACGATACGATTTCGGTTAGCTCTGGCAGCACTGTCGACGGTGGTGACGGCAACGATACGATCTCTGCCGGATTCGAAAATACGATGAATGGCGGCGCAGGCGCTGATACGATCTCTGCCTCGCACAAGAATGCAGTCAATGCCGGCTCCGGCAATGATGTGCTCACTATGGGGCATGATAACTTGATCGACGCCGGGGCCGGCGATGATACGATTTATGCTGGAGTTGGAAACACGATCACCGGCGGCACCGGAAACGATAGGATCGTTATTACCGACATTCAGTCAGCACTTCATGGAAGCACCGGTTCCACCGTTAAGTTTGCAGTTGGAGATGGACGAGACTCCGTTACTCTTGTGAGATCTTCGTCCACGCTTGAACTGGGTGAAGGCTTCACTGCCGCAAACACGAAGGTAACGTTCAGCGATAACAAGGCAACGATCTCCTTCGATGGAAACGAGACCGATGGAATCTCGGTCGATTTCTTGTTCGACAGCGCACTGACGCTCTCCTTTGCCGACGGCAGTACCTTGGAGGTGAAGCCCGGCATCGTCCCCGCACCCACCTTGGTGTCCTCATACGGGCAGGCCTGACCAAAGGCCCTCACCGAGAAGGCGGGGCGTTGCAGATAGCAGCGATGCAACATTGAAGCCGGCATGGCTTTTCGGGTTCCAGCGACACATGCTGGAACTCAGGCTCTCGTCATGATGACGATCTGCAAGGGGGCGCTCAACAGAGAGGACATCATGGTTTCCGTTTCATCTTCCGCAGCTTTGGGCAATTCGACGGCGTTGACCCTTCTCAAGGGTTCCGCCCAGTCGGCCGCGGCGGCGACAAAACAGTCCGCCGCCAGCCAGATTCTGTCATCCATTTCCGGCGTCAATCTTGATCCGCTGAAGCAGGCGGAGGGACAGATCACCCGAATCCTGCTTGAAAGCGGCGGACAGTTCATCATCGGCGACGCGTCTTCTGACATCATCGGCACTGACAAGGACGACATTATCCGTGCGGGGCCAGGCAGTTGGGTGAACGGCGGAGCTGGCCACGACATCATTCGCGGCAGCTTCGAAATGCACATCAGCGGCGGCGCTGGAAACGATTCGATATCGGTTACCTCTCACAGCACGATCGACGGCGGCGAGGGAAATGATACGCTTTTTGCCGGATTGGAAAGCACAATGACGGGTGATGCAGGAGACGA carries:
- a CDS encoding calcium-binding protein — encoded protein: MMTICKGALNREDIMVSVSSSAALGNSTALTLLKGSAQSAAAATKQSAASQILSSISGVNLDPLKQAEGQITRILLESGGQFIIGDASSDIIGTDKDDIIRAGPGSWVNGGAGHDIIRGSFEMHISGGAGNDSISVTSHSTIDGGEGNDTLFAGLESTMTGDAGDDAIIAWRNNTIDAGAGNDTIQVGIGNIVSGGTGNDKIVISGIQAESYGSSGSTVKFAIGDGQDSLTLARSASTVELGEGFTAENTKVTITDNKATISFGGNENDGLSVDFLFGSALTLSFADGSTLEVKPPEAVPSFVSSYGQV